Proteins found in one Thalassomonas actiniarum genomic segment:
- a CDS encoding contractile injection system protein, VgrG/Pvc8 family gives MTESRQPLDLMAIVPERRQTRPLAIKIELGNSDSNLNDDYLRVSSFQGQESVSGLYQFNLELKANEDNPASVASIDTSKQFARSANEQLAQGMGADLLGKWAQLRMGLPYDLDRFSHKPLDAAPGWEDDTPSRFFNGIVTSVSHSAPGAYQLSIQSPLYPLTLRNRYFIYKDMSIEEVVNALLVPETLNYHSHLSLKFKLSGQTITRRQDWLQAGESDFAFLQRVLAKATIHFYFIHDINQLTLVFSNQTTSLQEVTIPGAENGQVGLRYSYTDIKTLGLQQDDLFTELKYEVKMVQQTVRTVLTRQQSVWETNQVAKYTSYDETNDPGSASVDYLRHRCYAYGVDDDEVQGQEQKVCQQLATEEGTLSGTASSALLSPGYTFTLIQAAVSDTVSASRMPAQFNGRTFVVTKISHKASDSESYTGTVEATEVNISEDANKDTLITPFDMQGTQQGSVLAKVLKTAVPKDWRYRNKNNFQTEMSSATFDQDVDRRIGCIVQFATATGADDTHWVALSSASQTAPEVNAMVMIGRAGNESELPEIQQVISSHGQKTIQPPERRANHWTANTSWGSNYSTSFGDGISIRYGNESVVDLPQSIKIVESAYDNPGVLATNYGNSSFNKGSSFGFSVSDNDESGLSNASVSAGCNFSESHSKQNYNVSFTGASQGFSKTNKSVNVSYQGTFSDTINYDEPSFINGKIPQQSIIDICDALADGSTYSQNHLTGKTISLSGTGTAPPTSYDDSATVYSHSITVGKVMNTNELTGDTISESTTTGDTTSTSKQTGNTDSSNTQIGNSKSSNTHIGDNDSTSKQIGNTTSNSLFIGTKDEVQTNISATNSLVTNISAANTIATNISATNTISTTLGVSNNIETYIGAKNNISTSIAASNTISTNIAASNTLSTNISASNQVATNIGASNSTVTNISASNSTSTTIGATNNTETFIGAKNMTSTSLAATNSTNVFIGATNETSLRLAASNSSSVNIGASMSDAMNLSASISSATTMGANISTTTSMGINVNNSTNMGVSVNCENNLGVKAQISEGPMAVETKEELIAKLSGTTAEIVTMSMIL, from the coding sequence ATGACAGAGAGCCGGCAACCTTTAGACTTGATGGCAATAGTGCCAGAGCGGCGGCAAACCCGGCCTTTGGCGATAAAAATTGAACTGGGTAACAGCGACAGCAATCTTAATGATGATTATCTGCGGGTATCTTCCTTTCAGGGGCAGGAAAGTGTCTCCGGCTTGTACCAGTTTAATCTTGAACTAAAAGCCAATGAAGACAATCCCGCCAGTGTTGCCAGTATAGATACTTCAAAGCAATTTGCCCGCAGCGCTAATGAGCAGCTGGCACAAGGTATGGGGGCGGATTTATTGGGAAAGTGGGCCCAGCTGCGCATGGGGCTGCCTTATGATCTCGATCGTTTCAGCCATAAACCGCTCGACGCCGCCCCCGGTTGGGAAGATGATACCCCGTCGCGATTTTTCAACGGCATAGTGACCTCCGTCAGCCATAGCGCTCCCGGCGCCTACCAGTTATCGATACAATCACCGCTTTATCCGCTGACCTTACGTAACCGCTATTTTATCTACAAGGATATGTCGATAGAGGAAGTGGTCAATGCCTTGCTGGTACCGGAAACCCTGAATTATCACAGCCATCTGTCGCTGAAATTTAAACTCAGCGGCCAAACCATTACCCGGCGCCAGGACTGGCTGCAGGCAGGGGAGTCAGATTTTGCTTTTCTGCAGCGGGTACTGGCCAAGGCCACCATACATTTTTATTTTATTCATGACATTAATCAACTGACGCTGGTGTTTTCCAACCAAACCACCAGCTTGCAGGAAGTTACCATTCCCGGGGCCGAAAACGGACAAGTCGGGTTGCGTTACAGCTACACCGACATTAAAACCCTGGGGTTGCAGCAAGATGATCTTTTCACTGAGCTTAAATATGAAGTAAAAATGGTGCAGCAAACGGTGCGTACCGTACTGACGCGGCAGCAATCTGTATGGGAAACCAACCAGGTGGCCAAGTACACCAGTTATGATGAGACTAACGATCCCGGTAGCGCCAGTGTCGATTATCTCAGGCACCGTTGTTATGCCTACGGGGTAGACGATGACGAAGTGCAGGGGCAGGAACAAAAGGTTTGCCAGCAACTGGCCACGGAAGAAGGCACCTTAAGCGGTACTGCTAGCTCGGCCTTGCTCAGCCCTGGATATACTTTTACCCTGATACAAGCGGCGGTAAGCGATACCGTATCGGCCAGCCGCATGCCGGCCCAGTTTAACGGCCGCACTTTTGTCGTCACCAAAATCAGCCATAAAGCCAGCGACAGTGAAAGTTATACCGGCACGGTGGAAGCCACGGAAGTCAATATCAGCGAAGATGCCAACAAGGATACCCTGATCACGCCTTTTGATATGCAGGGCACCCAGCAGGGCAGCGTGCTCGCCAAAGTATTAAAAACCGCAGTCCCCAAAGACTGGCGCTACCGCAATAAAAACAATTTCCAGACAGAAATGTCGTCCGCCACTTTTGATCAGGATGTCGACCGCAGGATCGGCTGCATCGTCCAGTTCGCCACCGCCACCGGCGCCGATGATACCCATTGGGTGGCCCTTTCTTCGGCTTCGCAAACCGCGCCCGAGGTCAATGCCATGGTGATGATAGGGCGCGCGGGCAATGAAAGTGAGCTGCCGGAAATCCAGCAGGTGATCTCTTCCCACGGCCAGAAAACGATACAGCCGCCGGAGCGGCGCGCCAACCACTGGACCGCCAATACCTCCTGGGGCAGCAACTATTCCACCAGTTTCGGCGATGGTATCAGCATACGTTACGGCAACGAATCTGTGGTGGACTTGCCCCAGTCGATTAAAATCGTTGAAAGCGCCTATGATAATCCCGGGGTCCTGGCCACCAACTACGGCAACAGCAGTTTTAACAAAGGCAGCTCTTTTGGCTTTTCCGTCAGTGATAATGATGAAAGCGGCTTATCCAATGCCAGCGTTTCCGCGGGCTGCAATTTCAGTGAAAGTCACAGCAAGCAAAATTACAATGTCAGCTTCACCGGGGCCAGCCAGGGCTTTTCCAAAACCAATAAAAGCGTGAATGTTTCTTACCAGGGCACTTTCAGCGATACTATCAATTATGACGAACCCAGCTTTATCAACGGCAAGATTCCACAGCAGTCGATCATCGATATCTGCGACGCACTGGCGGACGGCTCCACCTATAGCCAGAACCACCTTACCGGCAAAACCATCAGTTTAAGCGGAACGGGTACAGCGCCGCCGACCAGTTATGATGATTCTGCCACCGTTTATTCCCACTCTATTACCGTAGGCAAAGTGATGAATACAAATGAACTCACCGGTGATACTATCAGTGAGTCCACCACTACGGGGGATACCACAAGTACATCAAAGCAAACCGGCAATACAGACAGCAGCAATACCCAGATAGGTAACAGCAAAAGCTCAAACACCCATATAGGCGATAACGACTCCACCAGCAAGCAAATCGGCAATACCACAAGCAACAGTTTGTTTATCGGCACCAAGGATGAGGTGCAAACCAATATCAGCGCCACCAACTCATTGGTAACCAATATTTCTGCCGCCAATACCATAGCCACCAATATTTCCGCTACTAACACTATCAGCACCACCTTAGGGGTGAGTAATAACATCGAGACCTATATCGGTGCGAAAAACAATATCAGCACCAGTATTGCCGCCAGTAATACCATCAGTACCAATATTGCGGCCAGCAATACCCTGAGTACCAATATATCCGCCAGTAACCAGGTCGCCACTAACATCGGGGCCAGTAACAGTACAGTGACCAATATCAGTGCCAGCAACAGTACTTCTACCACCATAGGGGCCACCAATAATACCGAGACTTTTATCGGCGCAAAAAATATGACCTCCACCAGTTTGGCCGCCACCAACAGCACCAATGTCTTTATCGGCGCCACCAACGAAACCTCGCTCAGATTGGCAGCCAGTAACAGCAGCAGTGTCAATATCGGCGCTTCGATGAGCGATGCGATGAACCTTTCTGCCAGTATTTCAAGTGCTACCACCATGGGGGCCAATATTTCCACGACCACCAGCATGGGGATCAATGTGAATAATTCCACCAACATGGGAGTCTCGGTGAATTGTGAAAACAACTTAGGGGTTAAGGCACAAATTAGCGAAGGGCCGATGGCGGTTGAAACCAAAGAAGAGTTAATCGCCAAATTATCGGGCACCACGGCGGAAATCGTAACCATGAGCATGATACTCTGA
- a CDS encoding DUF2169 domain-containing protein, translated as MQIIKPAKLSLISKTYGFHGNRFAIGAICFFRLGSQKAKAELLTENSQWPLISAYLNNSILDMGFAKPHGEFLIAGSACAPNRQPVTKMKVSAGIGKVKKRLKVIGNRHWDGGLLSPASYPAPFKQMPLTYQNAYGGETFAENPLGKGVIDKKSKDAKSGYYHLANLYHHKESTGADRQKRRVAGFGPLDICWPQRAKYQGTYDQQWLKEIHPGFPNDTRAQLFNAAPKDQQIKGFFNPGDSYRLEGMHADFPVIEGLLPDIHVRAFISQLQGGDEHFKEVNTAIDTVWFFPELLLGVAIYRGVAQVNDSDGLDVKKLLLGCDGAQDPPREASYFQQVMALKSDSKTALAHIFNESQLMPAKNKVQQAQEAELYAKAKEQQQQRVEEMQALQLKKLQSSHPDTAISETKAQPQPVEDEPDPIPQELLAKGDIDLSPYLKFTDSLQAKARADMEKKLAEAQQLKQQHAKAAPKASESVESMQARVNNVVYVLATDLAEKAAKDKSQQKKPQWAGLLPCDLPQSDHIKQAANIASGNDRQTRQNSPQVTVFPVPLPSQGPIKMRRWVMELLQSGTSLAGRDLAGADLSGIDFSGRDMRDVMLEQADLTGCNFTACRLDGAVFTQAILDKAIFTGCSLLKANLASAKGKQVNFNKADLTQANLMHTSLKHCDFSDARLNRVLATEVDLSCSLLHRVSCEKGHFVQAKLVGSDWLQAEIKNCIFLQPVMDKSNWQQATLTKTLMVEGSAQGINCCGVHAEKVQFSSVAQFSRADISGGKWLGCGFRGLDLSLSDFRGSVFKNCDFGEADLSGCQLNEVLLDNCIMSQARFDKSDCRGILINETALRKCLFNKVDLRQGEIVNADLTEAEFSHCQTRDFKQRPVPSIK; from the coding sequence ATGCAGATCATTAAGCCCGCCAAGCTGAGCCTGATCAGTAAAACCTATGGCTTTCATGGCAACCGGTTTGCCATCGGCGCCATATGCTTCTTTCGCCTGGGCAGCCAAAAAGCAAAAGCGGAGCTGTTAACGGAAAACAGCCAATGGCCGCTGATCAGCGCATACCTGAACAACAGCATATTGGACATGGGGTTTGCTAAGCCTCACGGCGAGTTTTTGATCGCCGGCAGCGCCTGTGCGCCAAACCGGCAACCTGTGACAAAAATGAAGGTATCCGCCGGTATCGGTAAGGTTAAAAAGCGCCTGAAAGTCATAGGCAACAGACACTGGGACGGGGGACTGTTAAGTCCGGCAAGTTATCCGGCCCCTTTTAAGCAAATGCCGTTAACCTATCAAAATGCCTATGGCGGTGAAACCTTTGCTGAAAATCCGCTCGGTAAAGGGGTGATCGACAAAAAAAGCAAAGATGCCAAAAGCGGCTATTATCACCTGGCCAACCTTTATCATCACAAAGAAAGTACCGGTGCCGACAGGCAAAAGCGCAGGGTTGCCGGTTTTGGCCCTTTGGATATTTGCTGGCCGCAAAGGGCCAAATACCAGGGCACTTATGATCAGCAATGGTTGAAAGAGATTCATCCCGGCTTTCCAAACGATACCCGGGCGCAATTATTTAATGCTGCGCCAAAGGATCAGCAAATAAAAGGCTTTTTTAATCCCGGCGACAGTTACCGCCTTGAAGGCATGCATGCCGATTTTCCCGTGATTGAAGGCCTGCTGCCTGACATTCACGTACGGGCTTTTATCAGCCAGTTGCAAGGGGGCGATGAACACTTTAAAGAGGTTAACACCGCCATTGATACCGTATGGTTCTTTCCCGAGCTGTTACTCGGGGTTGCCATTTACCGCGGTGTCGCTCAAGTTAATGACTCAGACGGCCTGGATGTGAAAAAGCTGTTGCTTGGCTGTGATGGCGCACAGGATCCTCCCAGGGAGGCCAGTTACTTTCAGCAGGTAATGGCGCTAAAGTCCGATAGCAAAACCGCACTTGCCCATATCTTTAACGAATCACAACTGATGCCGGCAAAAAACAAAGTACAGCAGGCACAAGAAGCCGAGCTTTATGCCAAGGCGAAAGAACAGCAGCAACAAAGAGTTGAAGAGATGCAGGCATTACAGCTGAAGAAACTGCAATCATCACATCCGGATACGGCTATCTCTGAAACTAAAGCCCAGCCTCAGCCCGTTGAAGATGAACCGGATCCCATTCCGCAAGAACTCTTGGCTAAAGGGGATATCGACTTATCTCCTTATCTCAAATTTACCGATAGCTTGCAGGCAAAAGCCAGAGCCGATATGGAGAAAAAACTGGCTGAGGCACAGCAGCTAAAGCAGCAACATGCCAAGGCAGCGCCAAAAGCCAGCGAATCGGTAGAAAGTATGCAGGCCAGGGTGAACAATGTGGTTTATGTGCTCGCCACCGACTTAGCCGAAAAAGCAGCCAAAGACAAAAGCCAGCAGAAAAAGCCCCAATGGGCGGGATTGTTGCCTTGCGATTTACCGCAATCAGATCATATCAAGCAAGCCGCCAATATAGCCTCGGGCAACGACAGGCAAACCAGGCAAAATTCCCCTCAAGTTACGGTTTTCCCCGTACCTTTGCCTTCGCAGGGGCCGATAAAAATGCGTCGCTGGGTAATGGAACTATTGCAGTCAGGGACTTCGCTGGCAGGCAGGGATCTCGCCGGGGCCGATTTATCGGGTATTGATTTCAGCGGCCGGGATATGCGGGATGTGATGCTGGAGCAGGCGGACTTAACCGGCTGTAATTTTACCGCCTGCCGGTTGGACGGCGCCGTTTTCACCCAAGCCATTTTAGATAAAGCAATATTTACCGGCTGTTCCTTGCTTAAGGCCAACCTGGCCTCGGCAAAAGGCAAGCAAGTCAATTTTAACAAGGCCGATTTAACCCAGGCTAACCTTATGCACACTTCCTTAAAGCATTGTGATTTCAGCGATGCCCGCTTAAACCGGGTGCTGGCCACCGAAGTGGACTTAAGTTGCAGCCTGTTACATAGGGTGAGCTGTGAAAAAGGACATTTTGTCCAGGCCAAACTGGTGGGCAGCGACTGGTTGCAGGCAGAGATTAAAAACTGCATTTTTTTACAGCCGGTGATGGACAAGAGCAACTGGCAACAGGCGACATTAACCAAGACCTTGATGGTTGAAGGCAGCGCACAAGGCATCAACTGTTGCGGGGTACATGCCGAAAAAGTCCAGTTCAGCAGTGTGGCACAGTTTTCCCGGGCAGATATTTCCGGGGGCAAGTGGCTTGGCTGCGGTTTTCGCGGTCTGGATCTGAGCTTATCGGATTTTCGCGGCTCGGTATTTAAAAACTGTGACTTTGGCGAAGCAGATCTCAGCGGCTGCCAGCTTAATGAAGTCTTGCTGGACAACTGCATTATGAGCCAGGCCAGGTTTGATAAAAGCGATTGCCGGGGCATATTGATCAATGAAACGGCATTGCGCAAGTGTCTGTTTAATAAGGTGGACTTACGTCAGGGGGAGATCGTCAATGCCGACCTCACCGAAGCCGAGTTCAGCCATTGCCAGACCCGGGATTTTAAACAAAGGCCGGTGCCTTCAATAAAATAA